In Chryseobacterium lactis, a single genomic region encodes these proteins:
- a CDS encoding SusC/RagA family TonB-linked outer membrane protein — protein sequence MKRKFILWRQQFYSNKALPAVFFLTLCPIYGKTYYGIVNDNKVDNFYTKESFSTVRRFSFPILKEISGVVVDETGKPVSNAKIVVKGTNIKTITNEKGAFTIDADVLDTLIVTASGYSDKEILVKANTTAFQIELSSVSSKNIGDKTNDIDEVVVVGFGKQKKENITGSISTVSEKAIEGRPINNAIQALQGTASGLNFNLGNGGGQLDNALSFTIRGSGIIGDKMSSSPLVLIDGVEGDLKSLNPRDIASISVLKDASSASIYGSRAPFGVVLVTTKTGRPGKPTITYDLMTRFSSPLLQPSMMDSESFAYYFNDAAKNAGQNPVFTPEVIQKIKDYKAGKNYGTEWNPEGQYWRTYDQGFANVNWFKEFYKRWVPSTENNLSIRGGAEKINYYFSANWLGTDGLMRYNPDRMDRYTLNGKINAQLLPFLRLNYSTRFTRTDYKSPAYMSGLFYHNVARRWPTNPVKDPFGNYMSGNEIQELQNSNRKNQEDILTQQVAFIFNPVKNWETRAEFNYITTNTFTNSSYLPIYRYDGNGTAIPAGYDAGVGDGLNKPGSSLVKENALRRNFFNTNIYSTYETQLNNHYFKAMLGMQSELNKVQEFRASRDMLYSPNVIAIDATYGNTPGVGGSRGHWSTFGAFGRLNYNYKQRYLVEVNGRYDGTSRFLRDQRWNFYPSFSVGWNMAKEDFWGKMGRFAQAVNDLKFRFSYGSLGNQNTDKIGWYPFFQTMPVGANDGYWLINGQRTNTAYAPGMVSRSLTWERVTTWNYGLDFTAFNNRLNFKFDYFKRKTFDMVAPAPALPATLGTTVPDMNNADMESKGFELEVGWKGKIGQDFNYSINGMLSDNRQKVTRYNNETGNLDYYYAGRYFGEIWGYTTRGIAKTDEEMKEWLKNHNQDRLGSNWGAGDIMYEDTNGDGKIDNGKNTLSDPGDRRIIGNSTPRYNFGLNINMDYKGFDLNIFFQGVGKRDINIGAEPYFIGANVGLWQSTAFTEHMNYFRPANTDSPFGPNVDSYYPRPIFDYGTKNFEPQTRWIQNAAYIRLKNIQLGYSLPAEMLKSLGINHLRIYLSAENVFTITKMSKIFDPETINGAWGKGKVYPLSRVISTGITLIF from the coding sequence ATGAAACGAAAATTTATTTTATGGAGGCAGCAGTTTTATAGTAATAAAGCTTTGCCGGCAGTTTTCTTTCTTACTTTATGTCCCATTTATGGTAAAACATATTATGGAATAGTAAATGACAATAAAGTAGACAATTTTTATACCAAAGAATCTTTCAGTACAGTTAGGCGATTTTCTTTTCCTATTTTAAAAGAAATCTCCGGGGTAGTTGTTGATGAAACAGGAAAGCCTGTATCCAACGCAAAAATTGTAGTAAAAGGAACAAATATTAAAACAATTACTAATGAGAAAGGGGCTTTTACAATTGATGCTGATGTATTGGATACCCTTATTGTCACAGCTTCCGGATATTCTGACAAAGAAATACTTGTTAAAGCAAATACAACGGCATTTCAAATAGAATTAAGCTCTGTGAGTTCTAAGAATATTGGAGATAAGACCAACGATATCGATGAAGTGGTAGTCGTTGGTTTTGGAAAGCAGAAGAAGGAAAATATTACCGGTTCTATTTCAACAGTATCTGAAAAAGCCATTGAAGGACGCCCCATAAATAATGCAATACAGGCATTACAGGGTACCGCTTCAGGGCTAAATTTTAACCTTGGAAACGGAGGTGGACAGTTAGATAATGCTTTGAGTTTTACCATCCGGGGATCGGGAATTATAGGTGATAAGATGTCATCTTCTCCACTGGTATTGATTGATGGAGTAGAAGGGGATTTGAAGAGTTTAAATCCAAGGGATATTGCCAGTATATCTGTACTGAAAGACGCCTCATCGGCCTCTATATATGGTTCCAGAGCACCATTTGGAGTCGTGTTGGTTACTACGAAAACAGGGAGGCCAGGTAAGCCAACAATTACTTATGACCTGATGACGCGCTTCAGCTCACCACTTTTACAGCCCAGTATGATGGATTCTGAGTCATTTGCATATTACTTTAATGACGCTGCGAAAAATGCCGGACAAAATCCTGTTTTTACTCCGGAGGTTATTCAAAAAATAAAAGATTACAAAGCTGGTAAAAATTATGGTACAGAATGGAATCCGGAAGGTCAGTACTGGCGAACATATGACCAGGGATTTGCCAATGTAAACTGGTTTAAAGAATTTTACAAAAGATGGGTTCCCTCTACGGAAAACAATCTTAGTATAAGAGGAGGCGCTGAAAAAATAAACTACTATTTTTCTGCTAATTGGCTAGGTACTGATGGGTTAATGCGGTACAATCCTGATAGAATGGATCGATATACCTTGAACGGTAAAATTAATGCTCAGCTTCTACCTTTTCTTCGTTTGAATTATAGTACTCGTTTTACCCGTACAGATTATAAAAGTCCTGCCTACATGAGTGGGCTCTTTTATCATAATGTGGCTAGAAGATGGCCTACAAATCCGGTGAAAGATCCTTTTGGGAACTATATGTCGGGAAATGAAATCCAGGAATTACAAAACAGTAATCGGAAAAATCAGGAGGATATCCTTACTCAGCAGGTTGCATTTATTTTTAATCCTGTAAAAAACTGGGAAACCAGAGCCGAATTTAATTATATCACAACAAATACTTTTACAAATAGCTCTTATCTGCCGATTTACCGATATGATGGTAATGGAACTGCTATTCCTGCAGGATATGATGCAGGGGTAGGGGATGGGCTCAATAAGCCTGGCTCTTCTTTGGTAAAAGAAAATGCACTTAGAAGAAATTTTTTCAATACTAATATTTATTCAACCTATGAGACACAGTTAAATAATCATTATTTCAAGGCTATGCTTGGAATGCAGTCTGAACTTAATAAGGTTCAGGAGTTTAGGGCTTCAAGAGATATGTTGTATTCTCCAAATGTTATTGCTATTGATGCCACCTACGGAAATACGCCTGGTGTTGGAGGCTCACGTGGGCACTGGTCTACCTTTGGAGCTTTTGGAAGGCTTAATTATAATTATAAACAACGCTATCTGGTAGAAGTTAATGGAAGGTATGATGGAACAAGCCGTTTTCTGAGAGATCAGAGATGGAATTTTTATCCCTCTTTTTCAGTCGGTTGGAATATGGCTAAGGAAGATTTTTGGGGAAAAATGGGTCGTTTTGCTCAGGCTGTTAATGATTTAAAATTTAGATTTTCTTATGGATCTCTAGGAAATCAAAACACTGATAAAATTGGTTGGTATCCATTTTTCCAAACCATGCCGGTGGGGGCTAATGATGGGTATTGGCTTATTAACGGGCAGCGGACAAATACTGCATATGCTCCGGGAATGGTTAGTAGGTCATTAACCTGGGAACGGGTTACCACATGGAATTATGGTCTTGATTTTACAGCATTCAACAACAGACTTAATTTTAAATTCGATTATTTTAAACGTAAAACTTTTGATATGGTTGCTCCTGCTCCGGCGCTGCCGGCTACTCTTGGTACAACAGTTCCGGATATGAATAACGCAGATATGGAATCCAAAGGCTTTGAACTAGAAGTGGGATGGAAAGGTAAGATAGGACAGGATTTTAATTATAGTATAAACGGAATGCTGAGCGATAACAGACAAAAAGTGACTCGATACAATAATGAAACAGGCAACTTGGATTACTACTATGCAGGAAGATATTTCGGCGAAATATGGGGGTATACAACAAGAGGAATAGCTAAAACCGATGAAGAAATGAAGGAATGGCTTAAAAATCATAATCAGGACAGGCTGGGAAGTAACTGGGGAGCTGGTGATATTATGTATGAAGATACTAATGGAGACGGAAAGATTGATAATGGTAAAAATACATTGAGTGATCCCGGAGATAGACGTATTATAGGAAATAGTACTCCACGTTATAATTTCGGTCTGAATATCAATATGGATTATAAAGGGTTTGATTTAAATATTTTCTTTCAGGGAGTCGGGAAAAGAGATATAAATATTGGAGCTGAGCCTTATTTTATTGGGGCAAATGTAGGGCTGTGGCAATCAACGGCTTTTACAGAGCATATGAATTATTTCCGACCTGCCAATACCGATAGCCCTTTTGGACCCAATGTAGATTCATATTATCCACGTCCCATATTTGATTATGGAACAAAAAACTTTGAACCACAAACCCGCTGGATACAAAATGCGGCTTATATCCGGTTAAAAAATATTCAGTTAGGGTATAGTCTGCCGGCGGAAATGCTGAAATCTCTGGGGATCAATCATCTGAGAA
- the lpxB gene encoding lipid-A-disaccharide synthase, with product MKYYIIAGEASGDLHGSNLMKALKQKDPQAEFRFWGGDLMKAQGGTLVKHYRDLAFMGFLEVVMNLRTILNNIKVCKDDIQNHKPDVLILVDYPGFNLRIARFAKELGIKVVYYISPQLWAWKEGRVEIIKKYVDEMMVILPFEEDFYKKHGVHSHFVGHPLLDAISDLQEISIDQFKAENGLNEKEIIALLPGSRKQEVEKMLEIMLSVRPHFKNYQFVIAGAPSLPKEFYQTYVDDNVHFVSNKTYDLLRCSKAALVTSGTATLETALLNIPEVVCYRGSKISYAIAKRLVKNINYISLVNLIMDREVVKELIQNDLNTKNLVEELTKILNGEKREQVLNDYKLLREKLGGKGASDHAAEVILKV from the coding sequence ATGAAATATTATATTATTGCGGGAGAAGCTTCCGGTGATTTGCATGGAAGCAACTTGATGAAAGCTTTAAAACAAAAAGATCCACAGGCGGAATTTAGGTTTTGGGGCGGAGATCTGATGAAAGCTCAGGGTGGAACACTGGTAAAACATTACCGTGATCTGGCTTTTATGGGGTTTCTGGAAGTAGTGATGAATTTAAGAACGATTTTAAACAATATTAAAGTCTGTAAAGACGATATTCAAAACCATAAGCCGGACGTTTTAATTTTGGTAGATTATCCTGGTTTTAACTTAAGAATTGCCAGGTTCGCTAAAGAATTAGGAATTAAAGTAGTTTATTACATCTCTCCACAATTATGGGCATGGAAAGAAGGCAGAGTAGAAATCATCAAAAAGTATGTAGACGAAATGATGGTAATACTTCCCTTTGAAGAAGATTTTTATAAAAAACACGGCGTTCATTCTCATTTTGTAGGACATCCGTTATTGGATGCTATTTCAGATCTGCAGGAGATCAGCATTGATCAGTTTAAAGCAGAAAACGGATTGAATGAAAAAGAGATTATCGCACTTCTGCCGGGTTCCAGAAAACAGGAAGTAGAGAAAATGCTTGAAATAATGCTTTCCGTGAGACCTCATTTTAAAAATTATCAGTTCGTTATCGCAGGTGCACCAAGCCTTCCAAAAGAATTCTATCAAACATATGTGGATGACAATGTACACTTTGTTTCCAATAAAACATATGATTTGCTGAGGTGTTCAAAAGCAGCGCTTGTTACCTCCGGAACGGCTACCTTGGAGACCGCGTTATTGAATATTCCTGAGGTGGTTTGCTACCGTGGAAGTAAGATTTCTTATGCTATTGCTAAAAGGCTGGTGAAGAATATCAACTATATTTCTCTGGTCAATCTGATTATGGACAGAGAAGTGGTAAAAGAATTAATTCAGAATGATTTGAATACGAAGAATCTTGTGGAGGAACTTACTAAAATATTGAATGGTGAAAAAAGAGAACAGGTTCTGAATGACTATAAGCTATTAAGGGAAAAACTAGGCGGAAAAGGGGCTAGTGACCATGCTGCAGAAGTCATTTTAAAAGTTTAA